A single window of Gossypium hirsutum isolate 1008001.06 chromosome A10, Gossypium_hirsutum_v2.1, whole genome shotgun sequence DNA harbors:
- the LOC107896436 gene encoding peroxidase P7, whose translation MAKAWSLLLLLIILVFGAFVEGSHGSKLSQNYYKSTCPQVLSIVKAKTESTLKKKPRMGASLLRLHFHDCFVNGCDGSILLDDNSTFIGEKTALANNNSARGFELVDDIKAEVERTCPGVVSCADILAIATRDSTVVLGGPSWKVKLGRRDSITASRADANKFIPAPSFTLSALKSNFHAQGLSLKDLVALSGAHTIGLARCTTFRAHIYNDSNIDPSFAKSLQHKCPRNGKDNIHRRLDLRTPITFDNFYFRNLLKKKGLLRSDQELFNDKSADSLVKKYAADSSKFFKQFTKSMIKMSNIKPLTGNSGQIRINCRKVN comes from the exons ATGGCTAAAGCTTGGTCCTTGTTACTTCTTCTTATCATTCTTGTCTTTGGTGCATTTGTTGAAGGCAGCCATGGAAGCAAACTCTCTCAAAATTACTACAAATCCACTTGTCCCCAAGTATTGTCCATTGTCAAAGCTAAAACCGAATCGACTTTAAAGAAGAAACCAAGGATGGGGGCTTCTTTGCTGCGGTTGCATTTCCATGACTGCTTTGTTAAT GGTTGTGACGGTTCGATATTGTTGGACGATAACTCGACTTTTATTGGTGAGAAAACTGCACTTGCTAACAATAACTCGGCTAGGGGATTCGAACTTGTCGACGACATTAAAGCTGAAGTGGAGAGAACTTGCCCTGGAGTAGTTTCCTGTGCCGATATTCTTGCCATTGCAACTCGTGACTCGACTGTCGTA CTAGGGGGTCCGTCATGGAAAGTTAAATTGGGGAGGAGGGATTCTATCACTGCTAGCAGGGCTGATGCAAACAAGTTCATTCCTGCACCCAGTTTCACCTTAAGTGCTCTCAAATCAAACTTCCATGCTCAAGGACTCTCATTGAAAGATTTGGTGGCACTTTCAG GTGCACACACTATTGGCCTGGCAAGGTGCACAACATTTCGAGCACACATCTACAATGACTCCAACATTGATCCCTCATTTGCTAAGTCCCTGCAACACAAATGCCCCAGAAACGGAAAAGATAACATTCATCGACGCCTTGACTTACGGACACCGATTACTTTCGATAATTTCTACTTTCGAAACTTGTTGAAAAAGAAGGGTCTCCTCCGGTCCGATCAAGAGCTCTTTAACGACAAATCAGCCGACTCTCTGGTTAAAAAGTATGCCGCAGATTCTTCGAAGTTTTTCAAACAGTTCACCAAATCTATGATCAAGATGAGCAACATCAAGCCTCTCACAGGAAATTCTGGGCAAATTAGGATCAATTGCAGAAAAGTCAACTGA
- the LOC107896435 gene encoding peroxidase P7, with translation MIGNKFALTNMALFRSLLLIIFIVAVSSCQTNAQLSPNYYSSTCPQALSIVKAEVAAAIKNETRIGASLLRLHFHDCFVNGCDGSVLLDDNSTFIGEKTAVPNNNSARGFNVVDNIKARLEKACPGVVSCADILAIAARDSVVRLGGPSWKVRLGRRDSTSASRSAANTSIPPPTSNLSALISSFSAQGLSIKNLVALSGSHTIGLARCTSFRSHIYNDSNIDPSFANSLRRICPRSGNDSVLAPLDRQTPTCFDNLYYKNLLDKKGLLHSDQEIFNGSSLTDGLVKKYAADTSLLFKEFAKSMIKMGNIKPLTGNAGEIRINCRKAN, from the exons ATGATTGGCAACAAATTTGCATTAACCAACATGGCTTTGTTTCGTTCACTgttactaattatttttattgttgcTGTTTCTTCATGTCAAACCAATGCCCAACTCTCTCCTAATTACTATTCATCCACTTGCCCGCAAGCTTTATCTATAGTGAAGGCCGAAGTTGCCGCTGCTATAAAGAACGAAACTCGCATCGGAGCTTCGCTGCTGAGATTACATTTCCACGACTGCTTCGTTAAC GGTTGTGATGGGTCGGTACTTTTGGACGATAACTCGACGTTTATAGGTGAGAAAACCGCGGTTCCGAACAATAACTCGGCGAGAGGGTTCAACGTCGTCGACAACATCAAAGCTCGGCTGGAGAAAGCGTGTCCTGGAGTTGTATCCTGCGCTGATATTCTCGCCATTGCTGCTCGTGATTCGGTTGTTCGG TTAGGGGGTCCGTCATGGAAAGTAAGGTTGGGAAGAAGGGATTCGACAAGCGCTAGCAGAAGTGCCGCAAATACCTCTATTCCACCGCCCACCTCTAATCTAAGCGCTCTTATTTCAAGCTTCTCAGCTCAAGGCCTCTCAATAAAAAACCTTGTAGCACTTTCTG GTTCACACACCATTGGCCTCGCCCGCTGCACATCATTTCGGTCACACATTTACAACGACTCCAATATAGACCCCTCCTTTGCCAACTCGTTGCGACGGATTTGCCCGAGAAGCGGCAACGATAGTGTGCTCGCCCCTCTCGACCGTCAAACACCAACTTGTTTTGATAACTTATACTACAAGAATTTGTTGGATAAGAAGGGTTTGCTTCATTCAGATCAAGAGATCTTCAATGGAAGTTCTTTAACTGATGGTTTGGTTAAAAAGTATGCAGCCGATACTTCATTATTGTTCAAGGAATTTGCCAAGTCTATGATCAAGATGGGAAACATTAAACCTCTCACAGGAAATGCTGGGGAAATCAGAATCAACTGCCGGAAAGCAAATTGA
- the LOC107896437 gene encoding uncharacterized protein: protein MEAFQSWVSEHKLTSIGAVWASAIGASLAYNSRGNSPLKPSLRLIHARMHSQALTLAVLSSAAAYHYYEKSTSNQEKVTNA from the exons ATGGAGGCATTTCAGTCTTGGGTTTCAGAACACAAGCTCACTAGCATTG GTGCAGTTTGGGCATCTGCAATTGGGGCATCGTTGGCTTATAACAGCCGTGGAAATAGCCCTCTTAAGCCAAGTCTGAGGCTTATTCATGCAAG GATGCACTCACAAGCCTTAACACTGGCCGTGCTGTCTAGTGCAGCAGCTTACCATTACTATGAAAAAAGTACCAGTAACCAAGAGAAGGTCACCAATGCCTAG